The DNA region CACTGCATGCGGTCCGGTATTCAAAACCCGGAGCGACTTTCAAGCGAGCTTTCTCTAGGCAGTTCCTGTGTAGTGAGCCGGCTAAACCGTCAAACTCGTGAATGCCGAACTTATCAAAAGAAGGTCATTGAGTGCCTCCACCGTGTCGTGACACTCGCAAAGTGCGTGTCTACCGTTTCCGTCAGCGACATCTAAACGATCCGGCACCATCCTTGTCCCTTAGGTGTTTAGTCCCGGCATTTGCTGGAGCGGATTGAGGGTGAATCGTTCGGGCTCTTTTGTCCAGGCTTTGCAGATGTATTCGTAGGGCGTGAGGCCCTTCAGGGTCTTCAGCCGCCGAGCGTAGTTGTAAGCGTTAATGAAGTCGGCAAGGTGTGCTTCGAGCTGATTGTGTCGGTCGTAATGATAGCGTTGGACGGTCGCTTCCTTGATCGTGCGGTTCATGCGCTCGACCTGCCCATTGGTCCAGGGATGCTTGATCTTGGTCAGCCGATGTTCGATGCCATTCTCTTGGCAGCGCATATCGAACATATGCGTCACGTATCTTGCCGTCGGGCCGTCCGCGTAGCGCGGCAAGAAGGTGAACTGGATCCCATTGTCGGTGAGAACCGTATGGATCTTGTAGGGCACAGCCGCGATCAGAGCTTCGAGGAAGGCGGAGGCGGAGGTCCTTCCCGTCTTCCTGACCAGTTGCACGAAGGCGAACTTGCTGGTGCGATCAATGGCGACGTAGAGATAGAGCTTGCCTTCAGCGGTCTGGAGCTCAACAATGTCGATGTGGAAATAGCCGATCGGATAAGCCTTGAACTTTTTCTTCGGAGGCTTACTGCCTTCGACCTCCGGCAATCGACTGATGCCGTGGCGCTGGAGACAGCGATGCAGGGATGATCGCGTCAGATGTGGGATGGTCGGCTGAAGCGCATAGAGGCAATCGTCGAGCGGCAATAGCGTATGCCGCCGGAAAGCAACAATGATCGCCTTCTCCTCGATGGAAAGCACGGTCGATTTGGCTTCCGTTGGGCCTGTCGGGAGATCGGCGACTGCCTCGCGACCCTTCCACTTCGCGACGGTCTTTTGGTTGATCCCGTAGCGCCTGGCGAGCGCTCTCAGGCTCTCTTGACTATTTTGTATTGCTCGACGGATTGCCTCCGTCGTGGTGGCGCAGCCGTGTAAAACCTGTCCCATAGCGCATCCTTCGAATCGTGCGATAAGAATGCACCATCAAAGCTTGGGACTAAACACCTAGGGCAAGTAAATAGTTCGAGTAACCTCGGGGAAACCGATGAAGCACAAACAAGCGTGATCAGCTATGAATAGAGCTACGTAACTAGAGAGCCGCTCCTCTAGGGTACAGACCTAGTCTCCTTATCGTTCGCCGACTCAGTAAACGTTTGCAGTGGCCGCTTGTGCGTTGAGCTGGTCGGAGATCGGCAATCCACGAGCCAGGCGAATGCGTTCTAAGCGAGCGCTTTTGAAAGATAATCCTCGAGCGTCCGTATCGGCGCGTCGTGCTTCTCGTTTGGGGCGTTCTCGGTTAGAGCCGGATCGGTCGGGAGAGCTCTCGGCCAGGCCTTCTTCGGCCCGGGTAATTGTGGCAGGTTGAATTGTCCGTGCGATGATCTCGTTTCGACTCTTTGAGCAAGTGATGTCGCTCCGGACAACGATATTCAACTATCCATTTCGGTAGTTTGAAAGCGCGGACTTCCAGATAGTCTTCGGACGAACTATGCGCATCCATGAGAAGAGTTTCGATGATTCGCAGTGTCCAAGAACGTCA from Bradyrhizobium sp. B124 includes:
- a CDS encoding IS481 family transposase — translated: MGQVLHGCATTTEAIRRAIQNSQESLRALARRYGINQKTVAKWKGREAVADLPTGPTEAKSTVLSIEEKAIIVAFRRHTLLPLDDCLYALQPTIPHLTRSSLHRCLQRHGISRLPEVEGSKPPKKKFKAYPIGYFHIDIVELQTAEGKLYLYVAIDRTSKFAFVQLVRKTGRTSASAFLEALIAAVPYKIHTVLTDNGIQFTFLPRYADGPTARYVTHMFDMRCQENGIEHRLTKIKHPWTNGQVERMNRTIKEATVQRYHYDRHNQLEAHLADFINAYNYARRLKTLKGLTPYEYICKAWTKEPERFTLNPLQQMPGLNT